In a single window of the Sesamum indicum cultivar Zhongzhi No. 13 linkage group LG16, S_indicum_v1.0, whole genome shotgun sequence genome:
- the LOC105178752 gene encoding F-box protein At3g07870, translated as MESRNQTQIKKTKHHNDTDEGDPSTANSFAQLPYEIVIDILSRLPITSLIRLSFACRSFNSLSHDPNLVNLHLSRSSMNESSCLIFHSDYPIRNQLHFLQLSDERLRRIDTPFAVSMPEFSILGSCNGLLCLINTLFQESISLYNPFTRAYLELPKNYHLQDQVIVYGFGFHPVTNDYKVIKIAYHTVSFYRRMARNFRGFKTHQTRQESEVWVYSLSRNVWENKGTVPYRLEKWSSPGILVSGRLHWVSLWGKFNGRLSRAIVAYDVADDSFHLITNPGSVSGPFGRWAGCNLAALDGRLCAAVPLPPGHGALDIWVLKEYGVSESWVKEYSVGVYYPVSMISPELERSLGVWRNMVGKKSVRVLCVFRNGEVVLEYRGGGLVAYDPENGSFRELVFDGMPRIYQTTLHVGSLQSAASPL; from the coding sequence ATGGAATCCAGAAACCAAacccaaatcaagaaaacaaagcaCCACAACGACACGGATGAAGGTGATCCCAGTACTGCTAACTCCTTCGCTCAACTGCCATATGAAATAGTCATTGACATCCTCTCCAGGCTCCCCATCACATCCCTCATCCGTCTCAGCTTCGCCTGCCGATCATTCAACTCACTCTCCCACGACCCCAACCTCGTTAACTTGCACCTTTCTCGATCGTCCATGAACGAGAGCTCATGCCTCATCTTCCACTCCGATTACCCCATCCGGAACCAGCTCCACTTCCTCCAACTCTCGGACGAAAGACTCAGAAGAATCGACACCCCTTTCGCCGTCTCCATGCCTGAATTCAGCATACTGGGTTCGTGCAATGGTTTACTGTGTTTGATCAATACGTTGTTCCAGGAGTCCATTAGCTTGTACAACCCTTTCACAAGAGCCTACCTTGAGCTTCCCAAGAACTATCATTTGCAAGATCAGGTAATCGTGTATGGATTTGGCTTTCATCCCGTCACCAACGACTACAAGGTGATCAAGATCGCGTACCACACGGTTTCCTTTTACCGCCGCATGGCTAGAAATTTCCGGGGCTTCAAGACTCATCAAACCAGGCAAGAATCAGAAGTTTGGGTGTATAGCCTAAGTAGGAACGTGTGGGAGAACAAAGGGACCGTGCCGTACAGGTTGGAGAAATGGTCGTCGCCTGGAATTCTCGTGAGCGGACGGCTTCATTGGGTGAGCCTGTGGGGCAAGTTCAACGGCCGCCTGAGTCGGGCAATTGTAGCTTACGATGTGGCCGATGATTCATTTCACTTGATCACGAATCCCGGGTCCGTTTCCGGGCCTTTTGGGAGGTGGGCAGGCTGCAATCTTGCGGCGCTGGACGGAAGACTATGCGCTGCTGTGCCTCTGCCTCCGGGACATGGGGCGTTGGACATATGGGTCTTGAAAGAGTACGGAGTGAGTGAGTCTTGGGTGAAGGAGTACAGTGTGGGAGTATACTATCCGGTGTCGATGATCAGTCCGGAGCTGGAGAGATCGCTTGGTGTCTGGCGGAATATGGTTGGTAAGAAATCAGTGCGGGTGTTGTGTGTTTTCAGGAATGGGGAGGTGGTGTTGGAGTACAGGGGAGGAGGTTTGGTTGCTTATGATCCAGAGAATGGGAGTTTTAGGGAATTGGTGTTTGATGGGATGCCCAGGATTTATCAGACCACGCTTCATGTTGGTAGCCTTCAATCTGCGGCTTCCCCCTTATGA
- the LOC105178742 gene encoding (S)-ureidoglycine aminohydrolase isoform X2, protein MQSFSAFSVQSLFFALISLRLAEISFCHEGFCSAPSILNAQPLYWKVTQPTLSPSHLQDLPGFTRSVYKRDHALITPESHVFSPLPDWTNTLGAYLITPSMGSHFVMYLAKVQENSKSGPPPSDVERFLFVLGGKVTLTDTSGLKHKLEVDSYAYLPPNAEHSVQSDASATLVIFERRYDYLENHTTEQIISSTNKQPLLETPGEVFELRKLLPTSLPYDFNIHIMDFQPGEFLNVKEVHYNQHGLLLLEGQGIYRLGDSWYPIQAGDTIWMAPFVPQWYAALGKTKSRYLLYKDVNRNPL, encoded by the exons ATGCAATCTTTTTCGGCATTTTCAGTCCAATCTCTCTTCTTCGCCTTAATCTCTCTGA GGCTTGCGGAAATTTCGTTCTGCCATGAAGGGTTTTGCTCTGCACCATCAATCTTGAATGCTCAGCCACTGTATTGGAAAGTGACACAACCCACACTATCACCTTCACATCTTCAGG ATTTGCCAGGTTTTACACGCAGCGTCTACAAGAGGGACCATGCTCTGATAACTCCTGAAAGTCATGTCTTCAGCCCATTGCCTGATTG GACGAACACGTTAGGTGCTTATCTGATTACACCATCAATGGGCTCACATTTTGTTATGTACTTGGCAAAGGTGCAAG aaaattcaaaatcaggGCCCCCACCAAGCGATGTTGAGAG GTTTCTATTTGTGCTTGGGGGTAAAGTGACTCTCACTGATACATCAGGCCTTAAACACAAGCTAGAG GTGGACTCGTATGCTTATCTTCCTCCAAATGCAGAACATTCGGTGCAGTCTGATGCCTCTGCCACTCTTGTGATATTTGAAAGAAG GTATGACTATTTGGAAAATCATACAACTGAGCAGATTATCAGTTCAACAAATAAGCAGCCTCTTCTGGAAACTCCGGGGGAG GTTTTTGAGCTCAGGAAGCTTCTTCCCACCTCTTTGCCTTATGATTTCAACATTCAT ATCATGGATTTTCAACCAGGAGAATTCCTCAATGTAAAG GAAGTACACTATAACCAGCACGGTCTGTTGCTGTTGGAGGGGCAAGGCATATACCGGTTAGGTGATAGCTG GTATCCGATTCAAGCTGGTGATACAATTTGGATGGCTCCGTTTGTGCCTCAATG gTATGCTGCACTTGGCAAGACAAAGTCACGATATTTGCTGTACAAAGATGTGAATAGGAATCCACTGTAA
- the LOC105178742 gene encoding (S)-ureidoglycine aminohydrolase isoform X1 gives MQSFSAFSVQSLFFALISLRLAEISFCHEGFCSAPSILNAQPLYWKVTQPTLSPSHLQDLPGFTRSVYKRDHALITPESHVFSPLPDWTNTLGAYLITPSMGSHFVMYLAKVQVRIFLCIISPENSKSGPPPSDVERFLFVLGGKVTLTDTSGLKHKLEVDSYAYLPPNAEHSVQSDASATLVIFERRYDYLENHTTEQIISSTNKQPLLETPGEVFELRKLLPTSLPYDFNIHIMDFQPGEFLNVKEVHYNQHGLLLLEGQGIYRLGDSWYPIQAGDTIWMAPFVPQWYAALGKTKSRYLLYKDVNRNPL, from the exons ATGCAATCTTTTTCGGCATTTTCAGTCCAATCTCTCTTCTTCGCCTTAATCTCTCTGA GGCTTGCGGAAATTTCGTTCTGCCATGAAGGGTTTTGCTCTGCACCATCAATCTTGAATGCTCAGCCACTGTATTGGAAAGTGACACAACCCACACTATCACCTTCACATCTTCAGG ATTTGCCAGGTTTTACACGCAGCGTCTACAAGAGGGACCATGCTCTGATAACTCCTGAAAGTCATGTCTTCAGCCCATTGCCTGATTG GACGAACACGTTAGGTGCTTATCTGATTACACCATCAATGGGCTCACATTTTGTTATGTACTTGGCAAAGGTGCAAG TAAGAATTTTCTTGTGCATTATTTCtccagaaaattcaaaatcaggGCCCCCACCAAGCGATGTTGAGAG GTTTCTATTTGTGCTTGGGGGTAAAGTGACTCTCACTGATACATCAGGCCTTAAACACAAGCTAGAG GTGGACTCGTATGCTTATCTTCCTCCAAATGCAGAACATTCGGTGCAGTCTGATGCCTCTGCCACTCTTGTGATATTTGAAAGAAG GTATGACTATTTGGAAAATCATACAACTGAGCAGATTATCAGTTCAACAAATAAGCAGCCTCTTCTGGAAACTCCGGGGGAG GTTTTTGAGCTCAGGAAGCTTCTTCCCACCTCTTTGCCTTATGATTTCAACATTCAT ATCATGGATTTTCAACCAGGAGAATTCCTCAATGTAAAG GAAGTACACTATAACCAGCACGGTCTGTTGCTGTTGGAGGGGCAAGGCATATACCGGTTAGGTGATAGCTG GTATCCGATTCAAGCTGGTGATACAATTTGGATGGCTCCGTTTGTGCCTCAATG gTATGCTGCACTTGGCAAGACAAAGTCACGATATTTGCTGTACAAAGATGTGAATAGGAATCCACTGTAA